One window of Bacillus sp. THAF10 genomic DNA carries:
- a CDS encoding AbgT family transporter yields MSQLQTKQDTSTSVLDRILGGVERVGNKLPDPFMLFVYLALFIVGLSFMVKQFGVTVEHPGTGEELPIKSLLSAEGIEFILTSMLTNFTGFAPLGLVLAMMLGIGLADKVGLIEAGIKKTILNAPKAIVTYAIVFTGILGNLASDAAFVIVPPLAAMIFYTIGRHPLAGLAAGFAGVGAGFTANVIVAGTDALLSGIATEAIKPFDDTLVVTPVDNYYFMVTSVFILAIAGALITEKIIEPRLGIYKGKVDKELEAPNPLESKGLKNALIAGVVYIVLLALAVFWPESILRNEDGGLVPSLFLEAIVPITLFFFIIVGVTYGATVGKIKNTSDVPKFMAESMKDMAGYIVLIFAAAQFIAYFNWSNLGVWIAVNGADLLESMNLTGIPGVIGFVLLAAVLNLIIFSGSAQWALMAPIFIPMFWMLDYHPAFIQAAFRIADSSTNIITPLNPYMVVVLAFMKDYDKKAGLGTLISLMLPYSLIFLGLWIIMLLVFALAGIPFGPGIDMKIM; encoded by the coding sequence ATGAGTCAACTTCAAACAAAGCAGGATACATCGACCTCTGTTCTAGATCGAATACTAGGTGGAGTGGAACGAGTAGGAAACAAGCTTCCTGACCCATTTATGCTCTTTGTCTATTTAGCTCTTTTTATTGTCGGACTTTCTTTTATGGTAAAACAATTCGGGGTAACGGTCGAGCATCCAGGGACAGGGGAAGAGCTACCGATCAAAAGCTTATTATCTGCTGAAGGGATAGAGTTTATCCTCACATCCATGCTGACTAACTTTACTGGCTTTGCTCCTTTAGGCTTAGTGCTTGCGATGATGTTAGGAATCGGACTTGCCGACAAAGTAGGACTGATTGAAGCAGGGATTAAAAAAACGATATTAAATGCGCCAAAAGCGATTGTTACCTATGCGATTGTATTCACTGGGATACTAGGCAACCTCGCTTCTGATGCAGCTTTTGTCATTGTGCCACCTCTTGCGGCCATGATTTTCTATACCATTGGTCGCCATCCTCTTGCTGGTTTGGCAGCAGGCTTTGCCGGAGTAGGAGCTGGTTTTACGGCAAACGTCATTGTGGCAGGAACAGATGCACTTTTATCAGGGATTGCAACAGAGGCAATAAAGCCATTCGATGATACGTTGGTCGTTACACCTGTGGATAACTACTATTTTATGGTTACTTCTGTTTTTATCCTCGCGATAGCAGGTGCGTTAATTACAGAGAAAATCATAGAACCACGGTTAGGGATTTACAAAGGCAAGGTAGATAAAGAGCTTGAAGCGCCTAATCCGTTAGAAAGTAAAGGGTTGAAAAATGCGCTTATTGCGGGAGTTGTCTATATTGTACTCTTAGCGCTTGCGGTTTTCTGGCCAGAGTCTATTTTACGTAATGAAGATGGAGGCCTTGTTCCTTCATTGTTTCTAGAAGCAATTGTCCCCATAACCTTATTTTTCTTTATCATTGTAGGTGTAACATACGGGGCTACAGTCGGCAAAATTAAGAATACTAGCGATGTTCCAAAATTTATGGCGGAGTCAATGAAAGATATGGCTGGCTATATCGTTTTGATTTTCGCAGCGGCACAGTTTATTGCCTATTTTAACTGGTCCAATTTAGGAGTGTGGATTGCAGTTAATGGAGCTGATTTATTAGAAAGTATGAATCTGACAGGCATTCCAGGTGTGATTGGCTTTGTTCTTCTTGCTGCTGTGTTAAATCTAATCATTTTTAGTGGATCTGCTCAATGGGCTTTAATGGCACCAATTTTTATTCCAATGTTTTGGATGCTTGACTATCACCCGGCATTTATTCAGGCAGCTTTTCGTATTGCGGATTCATCTACAAATATTATTACTCCATTGAATCCCTATATGGTGGTTGTATTGGCATTTATGAAGGATTATGACAAGAAGGCAGGGTTAGGAACATTGATTTCCTTGATGTTACCTTATAGTCTTATCTTCTTAGGACTTTGGATAATCATGCTCCTCGTCTTTGCTCTGGCAGGTATACCATTTGGTCCTGGAATTGATATGAAAATCATGTGA
- a CDS encoding HPr family phosphocarrier protein yields the protein MVSKQITVVIENSLHSQFYQAFVQMAGQFVSDIKIVRHQKTINAKSLMGFLSLGITDGNVVTIKAEGTDEKEAVECLSRILKGEEPL from the coding sequence ATGGTTTCCAAACAGATTACAGTAGTTATTGAAAATAGCCTTCATTCTCAGTTTTATCAAGCATTCGTTCAGATGGCAGGTCAATTTGTATCTGACATAAAAATTGTGCGTCACCAAAAGACAATAAACGCGAAAAGTTTAATGGGGTTCTTATCACTTGGGATTACAGATGGGAATGTTGTAACAATAAAAGCAGAAGGAACCGATGAGAAAGAAGCTGTTGAGTGCCTTTCTAGAATATTAAAAGGGGAAGAACCTCTTTGA
- a CDS encoding acyltransferase family protein, which yields MKNRDSFFDNAKFILIFLVVFGHLISPYRTDDEWLVSIYHFIFIFHMPAFILLAGHFSTNFRKRGYYVKIITRLLIPYLILQTLFTLYYNKLYADPSMTLEYFTPRWAMWFLLSMIAWKLLLPLFARFKAQYSIPIAILLGVGIGFIDIPERFLSLDRTFYFFPFFLIGYFLTRTNLFERLKDGAYRWYAAGFLVTVFVAIYILLGGIDGASILYGTYTFESAADMFLRIGIYGGSLLVTFAFFALVPKQKNIFTGIGRRSFYVYILHGFIIKWFFETVIGQTINSAEGYMFLLLLSIIVTVATGNKYVVKVIAAPFGFLKETLSIKNG from the coding sequence ATGAAAAACCGCGATTCCTTCTTTGATAATGCGAAGTTTATTTTAATCTTCCTTGTGGTTTTTGGTCATTTAATTTCACCATACCGCACAGATGATGAGTGGCTAGTGTCTATTTATCATTTTATCTTTATATTTCATATGCCTGCTTTCATTTTGCTTGCAGGTCATTTTAGTACAAACTTTCGCAAAAGAGGATATTACGTAAAAATAATTACAAGGCTCTTAATACCTTATTTAATTTTACAAACACTATTTACGCTGTATTATAATAAGCTATATGCTGATCCATCTATGACATTAGAATATTTCACTCCAAGATGGGCAATGTGGTTTCTATTAAGTATGATTGCTTGGAAGCTTTTATTGCCATTATTTGCTCGTTTTAAAGCACAGTATAGCATTCCAATTGCCATTTTACTTGGTGTTGGTATTGGATTTATCGATATCCCAGAGAGGTTTTTAAGTCTTGATCGAACTTTTTATTTCTTTCCTTTCTTTTTAATAGGATATTTTCTTACTAGAACAAATTTGTTTGAACGCTTAAAAGATGGTGCTTATCGTTGGTATGCTGCAGGCTTTTTGGTGACTGTGTTTGTAGCAATCTACATCTTGCTAGGCGGAATTGATGGTGCAAGTATTCTTTATGGAACGTATACTTTCGAATCAGCAGCTGACATGTTCCTACGTATTGGTATTTATGGTGGCAGCTTACTGGTAACCTTTGCATTTTTTGCACTAGTTCCTAAGCAAAAAAATATTTTCACAGGAATAGGAAGAAGATCCTTTTATGTATATATTCTGCACGGGTTTATCATCAAATGGTTCTTTGAAACAGTCATTGGTCAAACGATAAATTCTGCTGAAGGATATATGTTTTTACTGTTATTAAGTATTATTGTTACCGTCGCAACAGGTAATAAATATGTAGTGAAGGTAATAGCGGCACCTTTTGGATTTTTAAAAGAAACTCTTTCGATAAAAAATGGGTAA
- the abc-f gene encoding ribosomal protection-like ABC-F family protein — MTILIQAKQVGKSFGDRDVLKDISLEIRNGEKIGLVGINGAGKTTLMKLMIGKITADVGSISRKNPTLKIGYLPQSTEYELLKNTLPFDKERDYLRTASELGLNTKVLTIQENGLSGGERLKLSLAKIWADLPQMLCLDEPTNHLDMKGVSWLVSEMKSFQGAALIISHDRFFLDQTVTKIFEVENGELTIFEGNYTDYRLEKQRRMDQQARDYEKQQRKINKIENQIATLKQWSEKAHRDAGKRDNPGERKQMGLKEYERVKAKKKDNQIKSKTKRLELELQQNKIEKPKEEQEILFDFEHSGKRGKRILEAKALSKCYGERTIFHDSNFYVLHGEKMGLLGDNGTGKTTFVKMLLGEEEITKGSLWVSSSIKVAYLSQEVSDMPDNITVMDYLDLQGWENITKARTLFANMGMSTEKLNNLLQVLSLGEKTRVKLVQIIMKKYDVLVLDEPTNHLDLPSREQLENTLANFQGTLIVISHDRYFIERLCDKLLLIEQNQIHRVETGLTEFDANRRKSWEPSKQEMQERLSILENKITELLGKISLVNKDSKEYLEIDNELKSLMKLKREIG; from the coding sequence ATGACCATATTAATACAAGCAAAACAGGTCGGTAAAAGCTTTGGAGATAGAGATGTATTAAAGGATATTTCCCTTGAAATAAGAAACGGAGAGAAAATTGGGTTAGTTGGTATTAATGGAGCGGGTAAAACAACGCTTATGAAGCTGATGATAGGAAAAATAACGGCAGATGTTGGTAGTATTTCTCGGAAAAACCCTACATTGAAAATAGGATATCTTCCGCAATCAACCGAATATGAACTCTTGAAGAATACATTACCTTTTGATAAGGAAAGAGACTATTTGCGTACTGCAAGTGAGCTGGGATTAAATACAAAGGTCCTAACCATTCAAGAAAACGGATTAAGTGGTGGCGAGCGTTTAAAATTATCATTGGCAAAAATATGGGCGGACCTTCCTCAAATGTTATGTCTAGATGAGCCAACGAATCATTTAGATATGAAAGGGGTAAGCTGGCTTGTTTCAGAGATGAAAAGTTTTCAGGGGGCCGCGCTTATCATTTCTCATGATAGATTCTTCTTAGATCAAACGGTAACAAAAATCTTTGAAGTGGAGAATGGGGAGCTGACCATTTTTGAAGGAAACTATACAGATTACCGTTTAGAGAAACAAAGGAGAATGGATCAACAAGCAAGAGACTATGAAAAGCAGCAAAGAAAAATAAATAAAATTGAAAATCAGATTGCTACGCTAAAGCAGTGGTCAGAAAAAGCGCATCGGGACGCTGGAAAAAGAGATAATCCTGGCGAAAGGAAGCAAATGGGCTTAAAGGAATATGAACGCGTCAAGGCAAAAAAGAAAGATAATCAAATTAAGTCGAAAACAAAAAGATTGGAATTGGAACTTCAACAAAATAAAATAGAGAAACCTAAAGAGGAGCAGGAAATTTTATTTGATTTTGAACACAGTGGAAAAAGAGGGAAAAGAATTTTAGAAGCAAAAGCTTTATCCAAATGTTACGGAGAACGGACTATTTTTCATGATAGTAATTTCTATGTATTACATGGAGAGAAAATGGGGCTTCTTGGCGATAACGGCACAGGTAAAACAACGTTTGTAAAAATGTTGCTTGGTGAAGAAGAAATTACAAAAGGATCACTTTGGGTCAGCTCCTCTATAAAAGTTGCTTATTTAAGTCAAGAAGTGAGTGATATGCCTGACAATATTACGGTAATGGACTATCTGGATTTGCAGGGCTGGGAAAATATCACGAAGGCAAGGACGTTGTTTGCAAACATGGGAATGTCAACGGAGAAGTTGAATAATTTGTTACAGGTCCTAAGCTTAGGAGAAAAAACACGAGTAAAGCTTGTTCAAATTATTATGAAGAAATATGATGTGTTAGTCCTTGATGAGCCAACGAATCATTTGGATTTACCTAGCAGAGAACAATTGGAGAATACTTTGGCAAATTTTCAAGGAACCCTGATTGTCATCTCTCATGATCGATACTTTATTGAAAGGCTTTGTGATAAGCTCCTACTTATTGAACAGAATCAAATTCACCGAGTGGAAACGGGACTAACAGAGTTTGATGCAAATAGAAGAAAATCTTGGGAGCCTTCTAAACAAGAAATGCAAGAAAGGCTTTCTATTTTGGAAAATAAGATTACCGAACTTCTAGGAAAAATCTCACTTGTGAATAAAGATAGTAAAGAATATTTGGAGATAGATAACGAGTTGAAGTCATTGATGAAATTAAAACGGGAAATAGGATGA
- a CDS encoding LysM peptidoglycan-binding domain-containing protein, with protein MKKHQKLALALALTLGISTSIGLSSHENADAAHISSEVITIKKGDTLYSLSKKYHISVEDLKKRNDLSSSKIIAGDTLVIPEILKSTVEKSDTLYSLSKTYGITVNELKTWNKLTHDTIYKGQLLLVKEPKIVKIKKGDTLYALAKKHNTTVKKLKQWNELTSNLIITGEMLYVSPAPESFTITVAKGNTLYSLAKKYGITVKILKDLNNLQSDTIKIGQKLKLT; from the coding sequence ATGAAAAAACATCAAAAGCTAGCTTTGGCATTAGCTCTAACGCTAGGAATTTCAACAAGTATCGGTCTTTCCTCTCATGAAAATGCTGATGCTGCTCATATTTCATCTGAAGTAATTACGATAAAAAAAGGTGACACCCTTTATAGTCTTTCGAAAAAGTATCATATTTCTGTTGAGGATCTTAAAAAAAGGAATGATTTATCATCATCAAAAATTATTGCTGGTGACACATTAGTGATTCCTGAAATTCTCAAATCCACCGTAGAAAAAAGTGACACTCTTTATTCCCTTTCTAAAACATATGGCATAACGGTGAACGAATTAAAAACATGGAATAAGCTTACTCACGATACCATATACAAGGGGCAGTTATTATTAGTCAAGGAACCAAAAATCGTTAAGATAAAGAAGGGCGATACATTATACGCTCTTGCAAAAAAACACAACACGACCGTTAAGAAACTAAAGCAATGGAATGAGCTTACTTCCAATCTTATAATAACTGGAGAAATGCTCTATGTATCTCCTGCCCCAGAAAGCTTTACCATTACTGTGGCAAAAGGAAATACGTTGTATTCACTTGCAAAAAAATATGGAATAACAGTGAAGATTTTAAAAGACTTAAATAATCTCCAATCTGACACAATAAAGATCGGACAAAAATTAAAGCTAACCTAA
- a CDS encoding SDR family oxidoreductase, with protein sequence MKILMIGGTRFLGRFIVEEALKQGHEVTLFNRGNHPEVFPHVETIVGDRNKDLSLLESGKWDVAIDTCGYTPTALAESTRILADKVDHYTFVSSISVYKDWIPDKITEDYPVQTLTQEKIEQIGYGTQEEIYAHYGALKAECEKAAEQHMSDKILHVRSGLLVGPYDLTDRFAYWVNRVAQGGEILAPGRKERNIQFIDARDLASWILKMADEKVTGTFNVTGPTTSITMEEFLHTCKAVTDSNATFIWADETFLLNQKIAPWTEMPLWIPEEFPLIEGGEPWQGAGTISIEKAIQHKLSVRPLEDTIQDIWKWEETRTSDERKAGLHTDKEQKALTDWKVRD encoded by the coding sequence ATGAAAATTCTAATGATAGGCGGAACTCGTTTTTTAGGACGATTTATTGTCGAAGAAGCTTTAAAGCAAGGACATGAGGTGACGCTTTTTAATCGTGGCAATCATCCAGAAGTTTTCCCTCATGTAGAAACCATTGTTGGTGACCGTAATAAGGATCTGTCTCTTTTGGAAAGTGGAAAATGGGATGTGGCTATTGATACTTGTGGATATACTCCAACGGCTTTAGCTGAATCAACAAGAATTTTAGCAGATAAAGTGGATCATTATACCTTTGTTTCTAGTATTTCCGTTTATAAGGATTGGATACCTGACAAGATAACAGAAGATTATCCTGTACAAACTTTAACTCAAGAGAAGATAGAGCAAATTGGCTATGGAACGCAAGAAGAAATCTACGCTCATTATGGAGCGTTAAAAGCGGAATGTGAAAAAGCAGCAGAGCAACATATGTCAGATAAAATTCTCCACGTTCGCTCTGGTTTGCTTGTTGGTCCTTATGATTTAACTGACAGGTTCGCCTATTGGGTCAACAGAGTTGCACAAGGTGGAGAAATACTTGCACCCGGACGTAAAGAAAGGAACATCCAATTTATTGATGCTAGAGATTTGGCAAGCTGGATCCTCAAGATGGCTGATGAGAAAGTAACCGGTACATTTAATGTAACAGGGCCAACAACAAGCATTACGATGGAAGAATTCCTACACACATGTAAAGCGGTTACCGATTCCAACGCTACATTTATTTGGGCTGATGAAACCTTTTTATTAAATCAAAAGATAGCACCTTGGACAGAGATGCCCCTTTGGATACCAGAGGAATTTCCGTTAATAGAAGGTGGAGAGCCATGGCAAGGAGCAGGGACCATTAGCATTGAAAAAGCAATACAGCACAAGCTCTCTGTTAGACCACTCGAGGATACGATACAAGATATATGGAAATGGGAAGAGACACGGACAAGTGATGAAAGAAAAGCCGGGTTACATACCGACAAGGAACAAAAAGCACTAACTGACTGGAAAGTAAGAGATTAA
- the rsgA gene encoding ribosome small subunit-dependent GTPase A, which produces MGFAVGRVMLEHKRMYRVAAENGEWLAEISGKYRYSAVAKEDFPAVGDWVVISERPLEKKATIHATLPRFSKFSRKAAGLVTEEQIVAANVDTVFLVQSLNDDFNARRLERYLIMAWESGANPVIVLTKADLCEDVESKLALVETIAMGLPVHVISVKEEMGTEELRQYFEEGKTVALLGSSGTGKSTLTNYLIDEDKQVIQEIRSDDDKGRHTTTYRELYLLPQGGLILDTPGMRELQLWEADSALSQSFQDVEILAEQCYFRDCKHKGEPNCAVRNAIDNGELQHSRFQSYQKLQKELAFIERKNDKQAKLAEKQKWKKISSNARDSRKNNE; this is translated from the coding sequence TTGGGCTTTGCCGTTGGGAGAGTCATGCTAGAGCATAAAAGAATGTATAGAGTTGCTGCAGAAAATGGAGAGTGGTTAGCTGAAATTTCAGGGAAATACCGATACAGTGCTGTCGCGAAAGAAGATTTCCCTGCTGTGGGTGATTGGGTTGTAATCTCTGAAAGGCCTCTTGAGAAAAAAGCGACGATTCATGCAACATTGCCTAGATTCAGTAAATTTTCCAGAAAAGCAGCAGGGTTAGTGACAGAAGAGCAGATTGTTGCTGCAAATGTGGATACGGTATTTTTAGTGCAATCATTAAATGATGATTTCAATGCCAGAAGACTAGAAAGATATCTAATTATGGCTTGGGAAAGTGGAGCAAATCCTGTCATTGTACTAACCAAGGCAGATTTATGTGAAGATGTTGAGTCAAAACTAGCGCTTGTAGAAACGATTGCAATGGGCCTGCCAGTGCATGTGATCAGTGTCAAAGAAGAAATGGGAACAGAAGAGCTTAGGCAATATTTTGAAGAAGGAAAGACAGTTGCGTTGTTAGGCTCCTCAGGTACAGGCAAATCAACCCTGACCAATTATTTGATTGATGAAGACAAACAAGTTATTCAGGAAATACGTTCAGATGATGACAAGGGCCGTCATACAACAACCTATCGGGAGCTCTACTTATTACCACAAGGCGGTTTAATTTTAGATACACCAGGGATGAGAGAGCTACAGTTGTGGGAAGCAGATTCGGCATTAAGTCAAAGCTTTCAAGATGTTGAGATATTGGCGGAGCAATGCTACTTTCGTGATTGCAAACATAAGGGAGAACCAAACTGTGCTGTTAGAAATGCGATTGATAACGGAGAACTTCAACATTCAAGATTTCAAAGCTATCAAAAACTGCAAAAAGAACTTGCTTTCATTGAGCGAAAAAATGATAAGCAGGCGAAACTAGCAGAGAAGCAAAAGTGGAAAAAAATCTCATCCAACGCTCGTGACAGTAGAAAAAATAATGAATGA
- a CDS encoding alpha/beta fold hydrolase, translating to MYYKTLTSPNSTEWVVFFHGFGGNSSIFYKQLKAFRSEYNLLLLDLPGHGKSPYPKGVDLFEYSAEKTMEILKQLNIKTAHFVGVSLGTIIMQEIALRKPTIIKSMVLGGATPKLKKWGEFLCRLSVFYPLRKTLPHMVPYRIFARVLLPKKNHSDSRKAFIKEAYKLSKETYLSWVLAGLNGYTTYDRLKETKNKIPKLYISGSEDHMFLQNTEVYANQEENAAMEIIPKCGHVCNIEESDRFNTLSISFMKKIDKISITA from the coding sequence ATGTATTATAAAACTCTAACATCTCCAAATTCGACAGAGTGGGTTGTCTTTTTTCATGGCTTTGGCGGAAATTCTTCTATTTTTTATAAGCAACTAAAAGCTTTTCGCTCTGAATATAATTTGCTTCTCTTGGATTTACCAGGACATGGGAAGTCTCCATATCCTAAAGGTGTGGACCTTTTTGAATATTCAGCTGAAAAAACGATGGAAATATTAAAACAGCTCAACATAAAAACGGCTCACTTTGTAGGTGTATCATTAGGCACCATCATCATGCAAGAAATTGCTCTTCGCAAACCCACCATCATTAAATCTATGGTTTTAGGTGGAGCTACCCCTAAGCTAAAAAAATGGGGTGAATTCCTTTGCCGTCTTTCGGTATTTTATCCACTAAGGAAAACGCTTCCTCATATGGTTCCGTACCGGATTTTTGCTAGGGTTCTTTTACCAAAGAAAAACCATTCTGATTCTAGAAAGGCCTTTATTAAGGAAGCCTACAAGCTCTCTAAAGAAACCTACCTTAGCTGGGTATTGGCAGGATTAAACGGCTATACCACTTATGACCGGTTAAAGGAGACGAAAAATAAAATTCCAAAGCTCTACATCTCTGGATCGGAAGACCATATGTTTTTACAGAACACGGAGGTTTATGCAAATCAAGAAGAAAATGCGGCGATGGAAATTATCCCAAAATGCGGTCATGTTTGTAACATTGAAGAGAGTGATAGATTTAACACCCTTTCCATTAGCTTTATGAAAAAGATAGATAAGATAAGTATCACTGCCTAA
- a CDS encoding TIGR02206 family membrane protein, producing MLQSYTDPEAYMEGTLLFSGSHLSAICIFFILIALLYIFKNKQWMKTNGRLLILIALIGSELWLNYWYFVTGMWDIRFTLPFQLCSISIYLCTWMIWSKQKWSFEIAYFLGFGGALQAMITPELFYDFPHFRFLHFFIAHIAIILAVFYMLWVEKYHINLKSLWKAFGVLQIIALIVFFINMATGGNYMFLARKPSNASLIDLLGPYPWYILTLELVVLLIFFLLYLPIYVKSKITAENKKRLER from the coding sequence GTGCTTCAATCATATACAGATCCAGAAGCTTATATGGAAGGAACGTTATTATTTTCTGGCTCGCATTTAAGTGCAATTTGTATCTTTTTCATCTTAATTGCGCTGCTGTACATTTTCAAAAACAAACAATGGATGAAAACAAATGGCAGGCTGTTAATCCTAATTGCCCTTATTGGATCAGAGTTGTGGTTAAATTATTGGTACTTTGTAACAGGGATGTGGGACATTCGCTTTACTCTTCCATTTCAACTTTGTTCCATCAGCATCTATTTATGTACTTGGATGATCTGGAGTAAACAAAAATGGTCTTTTGAAATTGCTTATTTTCTCGGATTTGGTGGAGCATTACAGGCTATGATAACGCCAGAATTGTTCTATGATTTTCCGCACTTTCGCTTTCTTCACTTTTTCATTGCCCATATTGCCATTATCCTAGCGGTCTTTTACATGCTCTGGGTGGAGAAATATCATATTAATTTAAAATCCTTATGGAAAGCTTTTGGGGTGTTACAAATCATCGCGCTTATTGTTTTTTTTATCAACATGGCAACAGGTGGGAATTATATGTTTCTCGCAAGAAAGCCCTCGAATGCGAGTTTGATTGATTTACTTGGGCCATACCCTTGGTATATTTTAACGCTGGAATTGGTCGTTTTGCTAATCTTCTTCCTGTTATATTTACCAATTTATGTAAAGAGTAAGATAACTGCTGAAAACAAAAAACGTTTGGAGCGATAA
- a CDS encoding cyclic-phosphate processing receiver domain-containing protein, translating to MKINVFLDDSRKCPEGYILAEDIDQCLALLENHAIAHLSLDHDLVNKYRNGLLLVEKMVEYELYADRITIHSANSVGSKAMYHRLKKAQHENQMPYEIKVYLRPLPL from the coding sequence TTGAAAATCAATGTTTTTCTTGATGATAGTCGCAAATGTCCTGAAGGGTATATCCTCGCAGAAGACATTGACCAATGCCTCGCCTTGTTAGAGAATCATGCCATTGCGCATCTCTCTTTGGACCATGACTTGGTAAACAAGTATAGAAATGGTCTGCTTCTCGTAGAAAAAATGGTTGAGTACGAGCTGTATGCGGATCGGATTACAATTCATTCCGCAAACTCGGTTGGCAGTAAAGCAATGTATCATCGATTAAAAAAAGCACAACACGAAAACCAAATGCCATATGAAATTAAAGTTTATCTTCGACCGCTACCTCTTTAG
- a CDS encoding STAS domain-containing protein has protein sequence MHRNRDLHDYLLNKAKVLTEEWYESLDKKNSSGVYAATNPEIIKTLKRQNYEFHLQLCKVFVEEEEKFFKDFEVWILSIAQDEQHQRTPIHQILSEFFRVREQYHSFITEFVREQGETKENELIWKAVVTRAFDKVVLKFVEENQKYSTNRLEAQQAMIQELSSPVIALDNKRALLPLIGDIDTTRAKFILEHTLEQCGEKGIHHLFIDLSGVVMIDTHVADQIFNLIKSLSLIGVKTTLSGIRPEIAQTTVQFGISFNDVSIKPTLAGALTPPTKNKR, from the coding sequence ATGCATCGAAACAGGGATTTGCATGACTATTTATTAAATAAGGCAAAGGTATTAACAGAAGAATGGTATGAATCACTGGATAAAAAAAATTCTTCGGGAGTATATGCTGCAACAAACCCGGAGATTATTAAAACGCTAAAGAGACAAAATTATGAGTTTCATTTACAGCTTTGCAAAGTATTTGTTGAAGAAGAAGAGAAATTTTTCAAAGACTTTGAGGTCTGGATTTTATCCATTGCACAAGACGAGCAACATCAAAGAACACCTATTCATCAAATACTAAGTGAATTTTTTCGAGTTAGAGAACAGTATCATTCCTTTATCACTGAATTTGTTCGGGAACAAGGGGAAACTAAAGAAAATGAACTCATATGGAAGGCTGTCGTTACGAGAGCATTTGATAAAGTTGTATTAAAGTTTGTAGAAGAAAATCAAAAGTATTCCACAAACCGTCTAGAAGCTCAACAAGCGATGATTCAGGAACTAAGTTCACCTGTAATTGCGTTGGATAATAAACGTGCGCTCCTTCCTCTTATCGGTGATATTGACACCACACGAGCGAAATTTATTCTTGAGCATACTCTTGAGCAGTGCGGAGAAAAAGGAATCCATCATTTATTTATTGACCTCTCAGGCGTTGTCATGATTGATACGCATGTGGCAGATCAAATCTTCAATCTTATAAAGTCGTTAAGCCTAATTGGTGTAAAAACGACACTATCTGGCATCAGACCGGAGATTGCGCAAACTACCGTCCAATTTGGTATATCCTTTAATGACGTCTCCATTAAACCTACTTTAGCAGGCGCATTGACACCTCCAACAAAAAATAAACGATAA